The Hevea brasiliensis isolate MT/VB/25A 57/8 chromosome 9, ASM3005281v1, whole genome shotgun sequence nucleotide sequence GCTGTTTGAGTAGCCATTGTTCCACAACTTCTAAGGAGGCCTTTTGATGTTTTTGAAATTTGGACCACCATCtaattttgaacttgtgaattagAACTGGGCCTTTGAGAAGTTGATCAGTTTTGTAACCATAGTCCTATGaaagaacccatgacacaaagaACTTCGAAGCAAATAGTATGAGGGGATGAAATATGTCTTCTTCAGTTGTAAGCTTATAGCGAGCCTTGAAAGTTGCATACCCTTGATTGATTTCCGAGGGCAATATTTCAGGGATGGCTCCCATTCAGTTCCACCATTGGGCGAACCATTTGGGAAAGTGAAATTTGGAGACTGTCTGGAAGAAAAATAGCCAAGTGTGACAGTTGCTGGGGTTTTGGATTAGGAAAGCATTTATCCAAGCTTGGTGGTAATCCCAATATGTGAAAGTTGTAGTAGAAAGGAGGCTTTGTCCAAATCTAGCTTGAAATTTCTTTGGGGCAGATAAGTCTTGTCCCCAATTGGCAGGGTGGATAACTTTGAGTATAGTGCAGGTGGAATAGTTTGGGACAGGGGAGTTTTTTAGGAAGTGTTTAATTTTGACCGACCCAGTTTCAATCAAGATACTTTGGTAGTAGGCTGGATCTTTAGACTTATCCCACGGCTTGAAGTACCAAGAACCAAAGAACTTAGCTGCACATAAACAATGGTTAGAATCATAAAATCCATCCTCAATAGTTAAAATACTTTGATAAAAATCATTTAAAATCTAGTTGAATGCTGAACCAGAGTTTTGAGAAAAGTTTTGTGAAACCACTGGTTCATTTGATTTTAAAGTCAAATCCTTTGAAGGAACAAGTTTAGGAGTTGAAAGTGATTTTTGAGAGAGAGTTTTTTGGTTTTGAACAATAATTTCTCTCTCAGCTTCTTGAGAGCAAGCTTGAGTCAAAAGTTTTTTGTGTTGTCCTTCTAGGAGCGAATCTCTGAGGGACTGGCAAAGTTGTGGGTGATTAATGAGGCCTGCAAGCCAAACTTGCAAATCACTTGGAGAGAGTTGTTCTGGAGGAGTTTGGGAAGTTGAAGGTTGGTCAAGTTGATCTATTTCTTTCTGGAATAAAGCATTCCATGAGACAATAGGGCTTTGGAAAGTCATCTTAGGTTGGCTTAGTGTAAGTTGTTGAGAGGAAGCTTGGGGTTTGGGTGAAGTTTTCTTTGAGGTAGAAGCTAAAGATTTTTCTTTCGTTGATTCTTCAGTCTTCTTTCTTGGTATCATTGTGAGGAGTCTGCAAGAATTCACGAGTTAGGAAGTCAGGGATAGAATTCATATCTCCTCTAATATATTCGATATCAAAgtcaaaaatacttaaaataacTTGCCAATGAGCAAAGATTTGTTTAGAAGCGATGTTTTGAACATCCTTTTTCAAAACCTCTTTTGCAGATTTATAGTCAATTCGAAgcaaaaaatttttattaagcaaatcactttgaaatttttgaatgTAGATGACTatggataaaatttttttttttaatagtggAATAATTTTTCTGGGTTTCATCCCAATGTCCAGAAACATACTGAACTATAACTTCTTTGTTATTTTTAAGTTGCTTTAGAATTCCTCCATATCCAAGATCAGAGGCATCAGTTTCAACAATTTTAAAAGCAAATGGATCAGCAAGATGTAAGCAAGGAATTTGCTTTATTTGGGTTTTGATTTTCTGAACAAGGGAAGTGTGTTCCTGTGTCCAGGGCTTAGGATTCTTTTTGAGTCTTTCATGAAGTGGTTGAAGCAGTTTATTTAAGTTTGGaaagaaatctaagacatagtttaAATCTTTGAAGTTGAGTTTTCTCAATAATTTTGTCAGGAAATTTATCAGTAAAAGGAAGTGACCTTTCTATTGGTGAGATTGTACCATTGGAGATAtagtgtcctaagaacctaattCTAGTATGGAAAAGACTAATTTTGGACTTAGAAACTACTAATCCATTTCTTTTAGCAACAAGAATAAAAGTTCTTAGATGTTTGAAATGTTGCTCAATAGAAGATGAAAAGATTAAGACATTATCAATGTAAACTATGCAAAATGCAGAGTATGGATTAAAAATGTCATTCATGATGCGTTGAAATTCAGATGGGGCATTTTTCAAACCAAATGGCATGACATTCCATTCATATTGGCCAAACGGAACGGTGAAAGCAGTTTTGTAACGATCTTTGAGAGCTATTTGTATTTGCCAAAAGCCAGATTTCATGTCAAACTTTGAAAAGATTTTTGCAGCAAAAAGTTTTTGAAGAAGATCCTTTTTGTTTGGAATCGGGTAACgaatccatttcaaagctttgtTAAGAGGCTTATAGTTAATAATAAGTCAGGGGACTCCTTTTTCAATTTCGGAAGATTTGTTAACATAAAACGCAGCATAACTCTAGGGGGACCTTGAAgcagaaattaaatttttagaaagcAAATCTTTAATTTCGTTTCTACAGTGGTCTTTAAGTTCTTTATTCATTTGAATTGGGCGGGCTTTAGTAGGAATTTGAGATTCTTGAAAATCATTTTTACAAGGGAGATCAACAACTTATTGATTTCTTTCCCAAAAAGCATTCGGAAGATTTGAACAAACAGTATTTTCTATTTTTCGTTGAAGAAGAGAAATCCTTTTATTTAAAATAGGAAGTTGAAGTTGATTTTGAATTCTTTGGATTAAAACAGTTTTCCTTAGGTTTTGAAGTTCTATTTCCTTTGACAAAATCAGAcagttgagttgattttcataaaCAGAGCAGGCTTTAATAATATGCAAGTTACGAGTTTGGGGTTTTTCAATAAAAGGGAAAACAATCTTCTTTCTTTTAAGTTTGGCAGAAATATGATCATAATTAACAGCATAAAGAGTAATAAGATTTATGAATGGAGTGCCAAGTATGACCGTATGATGAATGTTATGCACAAGTAAGAATGAAGTTTTGATTTGCAAACCATTGTTCAAAACATATGCATTAGTTTTTGAATCAATTTCGAGATAAGAGTTTTTAGCGGCCTTTAGCTTTTCAGTAGTTGCTTCTCGAAATGCTTTTGGAATTATTTCTTCCTTGATACAATTAAGGTCAGCACCTGTATCAAAGAGAGCAATAGTATCCAATTGAAAATCATCAGAAATTTTCAAAGTTCTTTTGACCAAATATTTTTGGGAAGTGACTTGTTttgaaattgaaataaaattatatggAACATCTTGTAGGTTGGCTAGTTGTGGTGTTTCAGTTTCAGGTTCTGGATTATGTTCTTCTTCTTCAGaaaatttgttaagaagaagttgAATGACAACAGAGTCTTCCTTCTGTTTGGTTTGGAGTTGCTTGAGTTCAAACTTGATAGTTTTGATTTTAGTCTGAAGTTCTTGAATGGTGGAAGCAGAGGTTTTTGTTTTGGAAGTTTTGGCTTTTTGTAAGATGACTGTGAGGTCATATGGGTTATTGGCTTTAGATGGCACAGAAGTAGAAGGGATTTCAGAAGATGATGCCTCAAAAGagtgttgaagcttggtgagataTTCTTTCTGAAGTTGAGGGTCTTGGATGTGTTGAATAACATCAAGAATAAACCTTTGATCTCTGGTGAGCATATTCAGTTGCTTTTCGGATTTATCAGAAGTAGAAAAGTCGGAGAGGACTTCATTAAGCTGGAGGGCTTGATTATCTTCTGAAAAAATTGAAACAGTTTCTTCAGAATCAGAAGATTCAAGCAAAAGGGCTTCAAGTTTATACAAAGTTTCTTCTTCAAGTTGGAGCTCATGGATTCTCCTGTTGAGCTTGCAATATTTTGCAATGTGACCTTTCTTGCCACATTTATAGCAAGTAACATCTTTTCTGGGAGTAGAATTGGGATCATAGGGTTTTTGAGAAGGTTTTTGGTACTTTCTATTGTAAGACTTTCCTTTGGGAGGTCTGTCTTGGTAGTAGGTGGTTTTATGTTTGGAAAAGTGTTTTTTGTGCTTGCGATGTCTTTTGGTTTGACAGTCTGTGCATGGTTTGAAAGTTGAAGAGGAAGATGGTTTTTGGTAGGAAATATCGAATTGTTGGCAGAAGGTTCCAAGTTCTTTTTTGGTTTTatggagctcccatttgagttgttTCTGTAGCTTAAGATCTTGGCAAATCTTCAAGCCTTCTTTCTGGGTGAAACTGATGAGTTCTCCATAAGTGAGCTGATCATAAGGAATTTTTTCGTTGTTCTGTTCCTTGATCTTATTTCGAACCTTTTCACCAAGGAGAGGGGGGAGGCCAGCAAGGAATTTCTCCTTCCAAAATGGTAGATTAGAGTCTTCCCGAAGCATAACTCTGGTAAGGAAAGTATCCTTATACCATTTGAAGTCACTAAGCTTTTTGCACCGAAGATTTGAAAGAAGCTCGGCATTCTTGTCTTTGAGATGCGAAGGATCTCCGACAAAGTGAAGTGTCAAGGCTAAGATGAGGGTGGCAACAACATTTTGAATTGGTCTGCCATTTTCATCAAGTATCGGATCTTGATCTTCATCGAGTTCAACAGACTTTAGAATCTCAAGTTTCTGCTGGGGAGTGAGATAGTAATCCCACCATCCTTTTAGTTGACCTGAGAATCCTGCTATGAGAAGTTCTGCAATAGCCTGATCAGTGGTGCCTGTCTGGGTTCGATAGGCATTTGCGGCCATCGTCATTTGTTGGAAAATGTTGAGAACATTGTATTCTGACATCCCATCTATGTTCCATTTATAGACAGAAGAAGCATTGTGGCGGCTTTAGGAGAGGGCACTCGGCTTATCTTCCAGATTGATATCTGGAGCAGTGGCTCGTGGATAGTAAAGCTGTTGGGGATTCTGCCAATGAACTTTATATACTCTTGGAAGAGGTTCTTCTTGGAAGGCGTTCTCTTCGTAAGACGGTTATTCCATTACATTGACAGAGGCTTCAGGAATGTCTGGAATGATGATATTGGACTTTGAAGAAGTTGATGGAAGTTGGTTCAGACGATCCTGAATAGCTTGTAGAAATTCTTCTTTGTTCTTTTGTTGGAGGCTAGCCAGAGAGCTTTTTGAAACTTCAAAAGGCTTAAAGGCTAGAGCTTTCATCTTTGTTTCTGTGGAGGCGATAATGGTGGTTGGGTGCTGAACTTGCTTttggagatatatatatatatgttatgagAGTAgttaaaataaaagataaattaaaatagaattttaaattcaGTCAtactttatttaatatttttaaatgattGGAAAAACCAATCATCTAATCATTTTattaaattctaaatattttatattttaaaatttttatacattaataaaataaagaagataaattaaaataaaattttaattatcttaaaatatcattattaaaattattagactTTAAACATAAGAaatttaaactttatgtttaaattttaaaattcttaaaagatttagtaaaaaaaaaaaagtttttagataattattattttttaataagataaagttttagtagttgaaatttaaaaatatttaaataaaaagttaatatttaatatgataatataattttatataaaaaatatatataaaaaaataaagttttgCTACGTAGTAATTTTTTAAACCTTCTTATTAATATATGCGGGCCTATTGGCTAGCAACCCAACGCTAAAATTAGAATTTGATCGATTTGAAGTTTTAAAAATGATAGAGTAAATTCAGTAGAAATTTTAGCTTTATTCTGCATGATTAATGtctgattttaatatttataggCTGAAGATTAAAAAGCTGTTGTAGCTAATTGTGAGATTATTGACATGCTCAActgttctcttgagatttttgcatACAAATTTGCTTTTCAGTGTTGATTGTTTCCACTGATGCCTGATAAAGGTGATGCTCAGTCGCGTTGGGCAGCATCCACTCCCATTCTTTACTCAGATGTCCCCTTGCTCATGTTTGCTCAGCTCTAACCTAGTCAGTGTCTGATGCTCGGACTTGTTAGTCCAAGCCACTTGATGCTCGAATTGCTCTTTGATTATGACTTCTTCTCTGTTGACCTTTTAATCGAACGCTTGACTCTTTGAttgttatattaatttttttactaaTTGCTAAACTCTTTGACGATATTTTGAGCAGGCTATATCACtattataaataaattcattATAACATAATAATTCATACCATctaaaatgaaataatttaatttatcaaatttatttagtcaataaaaatataattttatttgaagTTATAAAACTAGATATTagctaaataaaaaataaatataatatcaaaattttaaaaataaccttataaatttaaaaaaaaatatatatattttttttatgtgaGAGAGAAATAAAAAGGGTGAGACTTTGCATGAGTGCAGTGAGAGGAAGAAAATAGAGAGAGAatcgagaaagagagagagaggcataataaggagaagtattttggtcattttatgcaTTATTCATgataaaattttcattaattttaaaaaatgacgTTTTTATTGACGAAATTAAATATGAagtatttaattgttttattttcAAAAGCAAAGAATAATATGTGATTTTTCTAAAATTCAGGGGTTAACCTATAATTTACCCTCACTGTTTATCGGTTTCTATTAAAATATCTGGATCCTATCTATCGTGGAAGCATGCAATTGGTTCTCACGTGATAAGAAATATGCGTTAAAAAAAAACTTGCAAATCCCAGTAATATAGCTCTCCGTTGTCACCGTCCATCGACATTAGCAAGTGCCCATTACTAGACCGTAACATAGCAGATATTACAGAAAGCGAAGTAGCAGACTAAAATGTCAACATTAGCTGGTCTTAACATCAGCTGGTCTTAACATCTCAACTCCCAGAGTCTTAGCCAAGGCCACAGAAGCACCAAAGGCTAAACCCATCTTCAAGTTAAACTACCCATGGAAGAGggcataccaattggggtctggACGCGTGCAAATCCAAAAAGTGAGAGCAGCCCCCGATAGCATAtcggagaaagtggaagaaagcatCAAAAGCGCGGAGGAGGCCTGCGCCGGCGACCCAGCGAGCGGGGAATGCGTAGCGGCTTGGGA carries:
- the LOC110639807 gene encoding calvin cycle protein CP12-1, chloroplastic-like, with product MPDKGDAQSRWAASTPILYSDLVLTSAGLNISTPRVLAKATEAPKAKPIFKLNYPWKRAYQLGSGRVQIQKVRAAPDSISEKVEESIKSAEEACAGDPASGECVAAWDEVEELSAAASHARDKKKQSDPLENYCKDNPETDECRTYED